The following proteins come from a genomic window of Nicotiana tomentosiformis chromosome 12, ASM39032v3, whole genome shotgun sequence:
- the LOC104117990 gene encoding uncharacterized protein, with protein sequence MEWRKCYLDVILVPLGFMICMGYHIWLWHKVKTQPFQTIIGTNANGRRLWVSAIMKDNDKKNILAVQTFRNTIMGSTLMATTSILLCSGLAAVISSTYSVKKPLNDAVYGGHGEFMVALKYVTLLLIFLFSFICYSISIRFINQVNFLINCPEDIFGIVSIEYISELLEKSFILNTVGNRLFYAALTLVLWIFGPVLVFLCSISLVTVLYNLDIVISQDEKGKMVHHHHENGINGASDFVVSV encoded by the exons atggaatGGAGGAAGTGTTATTTGGATGTAATATTAGTTCCATTAGGGTTTATGATATGTATGGGATATCATATTTGGTTATGGCATAAGGTTAAGACACAACCTTTTCAAACTATTATTGGAACCAATGCTAATGGCAGACGTTTATGGGTTTCTGCCATTATGAAG GACAATGACAAGAAAAACATATTGGCAGTTCAAACATTCAGAAACACAATAATGGGATCAACTCTAATGGCAACAACATCAATCCTTCTTTGCTCTGGCCTAGCTGCAGTAATAAGCAGCACGTACAGTGTCAAAAAACCCTTAAACGATGCCGTTTATGGCGGTCACGGAGAATTTATGGTGGCACTAAAATATGTGACACTTTTGCTAATTTTCCTCTTCTCATTCATTTGTTATTCCATCTCAATTAGGTTCATAAACCAAGTGAATTTCCTAATCAATTGTCCAGAAGATATTTTTGGAATAGTGAGCATTGAATACATCTCTGAATTACTTGAAAAGAGTTTCATTTTGAACACAGTGGGGAATAGGTTGTTCTATGCAGCATTAACACTTGTACTTTGGATATTTGGACCTGTTTTGGTTTTCTTGTGTTCTATTAGTTTGGTCACTGTGCTTTACAATCTTGATATTGTGATTTCTCAAGATGAAAAGGGCAAAATGGTACATCATCATCATGAAAATGGTATTAATGGTGCTTCTGATTTTGTTGTATCTGTCTAA